Within Xanthomonas oryzae pv. oryzae, the genomic segment ATAGACCGGCCCGTGATAACGCTGGCCACGGGCCCAATACGGACGCGGCGGCGGGCCGGCGCGGTAGTACCCAGGGCGGTCATAGACATAGACCCGATTGCGGTCGTAACGACGGTCCTGGTAACGGGCGTCGCGATAGCCATCGCGATAGCCATCGCGGTAGCCGTTGCTGTAGTAACGGCGGTCCTGACGCCACTCGCGGCGGTCGTCACGGCGATCGTCGCGCCAGTCACGGCGATGATCCGGGCCATGGCCGCGGTCATGGCCGCGGCGATCGTGGTCGCGGCGATCGTGGTCGCGGCGATCGTGGTCGCGGTCCCAATCCCCGGCGAATGCAGCCGGTGCGAAGGCACCCAGCACCAGGATGAAGGAAAGCACAACGGTAACGATGCGTTTGCGGTGCATGACAGGTCCTGTTCGCGGCGTCGTAATTTCATTAAGAGGCTGGCCGCGTTAATGCATTCTTGCTGGAATCGATTACGAAAAAGCCTATTCAGGCCGGACGCAAGGTGCCGTTTAGCTGCAGGCGTGCCGCCGCGGGCCAGGCCACTTGCACGTATAATCGACGCAATCCCTTTTTCCGCCGCGCCCCCGGCCTCGGCCGGCGGGTGCCTGCGTCCCCCGGAGCACCTATGTCGCAATACATTTACACCATGAACCGCGTCAGCAAGGTGGTCCCGCCCAAGCGGCAGATCATCAAGGACATCTCGCTGAGCTTCTTCCCAGGCGCCAAGATCGGCCTGCTGGGCCTGAACGGCGCGGGCAAGTCCACGGTGCTGAAGATCATGGCCGGCGTGGACACCGACTTCGAGGGCGAAGCCCGCCCGCAGGCTGGCATCAAGGTCGGCTACCTGGCGCAGGAACCGCAGCTCAACCCCGAACACACCGTGCGCGAAGCAGTGGAAGAAGGCGTGGGCGACGTGCTGCAGGCCCAGGCCGCGCTGGATGCGGTGTATCTGGCCTATGCCGAAGAAGGCGCCGATTTCGACGCGCTGGCCAAGGAACAGGAACGCCTGGAAGCGATCCTGGCTGCCGGCGACGCGCATACGCTGGAAAACCAGCTGGATGTCGCCGCCGATGCGCTGCGCCTGCCGCCGTGGGAGGCGATTGTCGGCAAGCTGTCCGGTGGCGAAAAGCGTCGCGTGGCGCTATGCCGCCTGCTGCTGCAGAAGCCGGACATGCTGCTGCTCGACGAACCCACCAACCACCTGGACGCCGAGTCGGTGG encodes:
- a CDS encoding RcnB family protein, whose amino-acid sequence is MHRKRIVTVVLSFILVLGAFAPAAFAGDWDRDHDRRDHDRRDHDRRGHDRGHGPDHRRDWRDDRRDDRREWRQDRRYYSNGYRDGYRDGYRDARYQDRRYDRNRVYVYDRPGYYRAGPPPRPYWARGQRYHGPVYVVNDYDRYDLRRPPYGYRWQRDDRGNLLLVAIATGIIADLVINN